Genomic DNA from Nitrosospira lacus:
ACCGGGGAGGACTTTCCTTACGCCGATCTCTATCGGCGGCTCCAGTACCACGAAAATCCATTCATGGGAGAGTTTGCTCAGAACTATTTCGGCGTCAGCACTGATTTCAACCGCGCCCTGACGCGCGATTTCTTCTTCAGTGTCAACCTGCACTGGTTGAATACCTACCATGTTGACGGTTTTCGCTATGACTGCGTGCCAAACTACTGGGATGGCGCTTTGGGTGCAGGTTACGCCAACCTGGTTTTCCATACCTATGAATACGTCAAAGCCTCGATTGCCAGCTTGCCCCGGTTCGATGCACCGGAAGGCTCGCGACTGATCCAGATTGCCGAGCAACTGGAAGCCCCGGAACAGATTCTTCAGCAAAGCTACAGCAATGCCACGTGGCAGAACGCCACTTATGGAGCCGCGGTGGCCTGCGCTCACGGCATGGGAGGCGCAATCGAGAATCTCGGCCAGCGGCTGGGTGCGCTTGGATACATCGAGCAGTCTACTCAAAACGGCGAAACAATGGCCAAGGCCCCGCTGCAATACATCGAGAACCACGACCACAGCCGTTTTCTGTGTGAGTTCGGCCTGCATCGTCCCGACTGGAATTCGTTATTTGCGGAAGGTGACCGCGCGCAATGGTATCGGCTCCAGCCCTATTTGATCGGGTTGCTCACGGCGAAAGGCATCCCCATGCTATGGCAGGGCCAGGAATTTGGCGAGAACTATTTTCTACCCGATAGCGGTCTTGGCCGGGTATTACTGCTGCGGCCGCTACGCTGGGATTATTTCTACGACACGACCGGAAAAAACCTGATCAAGCTGACCCGGAGACTCGTGAGCCTGCGCAAGAGTTGCGCCGAGTTGCGTCGCGGCAGTCATTATTTTTACAATGATGAGGAGCGTTATCAATCGCGCGGCATCCTGCTGTTCCAGAGAGAGACCTCCGCTGCGGTAAGCCTTGTGGCGGTGAATTTCACCGAGATTGAGCAGACCGTGCCATTCATCTTCATGCGTGCCGGTAACTACACCGAACAATTGCACGGGCAGGATAACTTTTCTGTCAATGAGGGGCAGGAGCGCTGGCTGACCGTCCCATCCAGTTATGGGCGCATATGGCGAAGCGCTTGAATACCAGTCCCGCTTATCCGGTAACTCGCCCACGCTGCTCGGGACATGCGCAGAAACAAATATTGGCATTACCCTTTACAGGGGTATACAATCTGACCGCCATGAATAAGCGCCGCTGTATCTATTCCGTCATGCTTTTATTATTCGTCAGTATGCTGACGAATGCATTTGGCTGGGCATTTAACGGCGAGGTATTCGCTCATGAGTTGGATCATGAGCACCATGTGCTCTCTCTTGATCCGACGGCGCATCTTGAGGCCCATCACCATGCCGCTCTCAATGATGAAGGTCATCTGGATGCGGCGACCCACCTTTGCCTTCATGCGGCCGGTCAGTATCAGCCGTTTTTCTTTACGTCCCCGCCGCGGGTACCCGCCTCCACCGGTGCGGAGGTTTTAACCTCGTTTATTTCTCTGATCGTCCCCGAATCCATTCCGGATTCCCCTCTTCATCCTCCCAAACACGGTTTCACAAGCTAGATCGGCAGGCACGACGGCTGATCCCTGACATTGCCTGGTTTGCCTCAAATCAGCTAGACAACCAAAGGCAGCCAGCGGCAATGAAAGTCGTCTGACAGCCACGTCAAACCACCTGCCACGTGGGGTGGACCTGCCGCCTTGTATTGGCGTGATAACCGCTTCGCTCATTGCGATGTCGATTGCGCGGTTGCTTGTGCAGCGGACTGTTGGCGCATAACACTTGCGGAGATATTTCCATGAACTTTAAAACATTGTTCACGGTGTCACACCGAGTATCGGCCGGATTGCTCATTCTGGCATTCAGTTGCCCATCGGCGGCCATTGCCGAAAATACATTTTTCGGCGCATTGCCTGTTGGAAACGCGGACTACTCCGCTCTACCCGAGGAGACAAAAGATCTCACTTTGCGCGATGCCGCGCTTCTCACGCTGCAGCGCAATCCTGAATTGGCGGCTTTCGCCAAGGAGATCCGTGCCCTGAAAGGAGCCACCCTTCAGGCTGGCCTACTGCCAAACCCTGAGTTATCCGTGAATGTTGAGAATATCGGAAATATTCAGCCGCTTACAGGCGACATCAACTCTACAAAGGCAGTTTCACAAGAAGTTGTCCAGCAAATTACGACGATTCGTATCTATCAGTTGATCGAGCTCGGTGGAAAACGTGCCGCGCGGGTTAGCGCCGCATCGCTGGGTGAAGAACTGGCAGGCCAGGATTATGAAATCAGGCGAGTGGAACTTATCGCTCGAGTGGCGAATGTGTTTACCGAGGTACTTGCTGCGCAAGAGCGTCTGCGACTCGCAAAAGAGAGTCAGCAATTGGCGCAGAGGGTAGTAAGCGCAGTGGTAAAGCGCGTTCAGGCTGGCAAGGTGCCTCCCATTGAGGAAACCAGGGCCGGGGTAACATTTTCCACCACACGGATTGAACTAGAGCAGGCGCAACGCGAGCTGGCCGCCGCGCGCAAACGGCTGACTCTGCTATGGGGCAACGCTTCACCGCGATTTAATAAAGCACTTGGAAACCTTGAATCGTCAGTTACTCTGCCGGATTTCGACGTGCTTGCGAAACATGTTCTCGCCGGCCCCATGGCGCTGCGCGCCATGAGAAATATAGATCAGCGTAAAGCGCTGCTGGATCTGGAGCAGACCCGGCGCATTCCAAACCTTACTATTCAAGCCGGCGTCGTTCATCACGCACAACTCGGAGGCAATACTGCCGTCGCTGCCGTGATATTGCCGCTGCCATTGTTCGATCGCAACCAGGGCAATATCCTGCAAGCCCATCAACGTGTGGATAAGGCCATTGACGAGCAAGCCGCCACCGAGCTGCGTCTTAGAACCGAACTTACACAGGCGTATGAGGCGTTGTCGGCCGCACAGAGGGAAACCGGCATACTACGCGACGAGATAATACCCGCTGCCAGAAGCGCCTTCGAAGTCACCAACAAAGGTTACGAACTGGGCAGGTTTGGTTTTCTGGAAGTGCTGGACGCCCAGCGTACCCTATTTCTGAACCAAATCCTGTATATACGTGCGCTGGCGAACTATCAGCGTCTAGTCAATGAAATTGAACGGCTGATTGCGGCACCGATCGATGGCATCCTCGATGGTGTCGCCAAAACAATCGACTAATGTAACAGCGCTGGTCCTGATTATAAGGAGTAAAAAATGAAGGACAAAAATCGACTCATTCCGATCATTGCCGTGATCGCGATAGGAATCGCCGTGGGTGGCTTGATTCTCACCTTGGATAAGAGCGCTCCATCCACCGCCGCTGATACCGCGAGTAAACCATCCGACAATGCGAAGGTTCAGTCCGACACGGCGTCCGACAGGGGGCCCAGGGGAGGCAAGCTGCTTACGACCGATAATTTCGGGGTGGAAGTGACCATCTTTGAACAAGGGGTGCCTCCACAGTTCCGGCTTTATCTCTATAAGAATGACAAACCATTATCACCATCCGCCGCCAAAATCACCGTCACACTTACCCGGCTCGGCACTCCCGCACAAGTAATTAAATTCACGCCGGAGGCCGATTATTTGATCGGCGATCAGACGATCGAGGAGCCTCATTCGTTCGATGTGGTCGTTTCCGCTCAATGGGATGGCAAAACTTTTCGCTGGAACTACAGCCAGGTCGAGATGCGAGTGAAAATCTCGAACGAAATGCTAAAGAGCATGGGTATCGAAATACTGACCGCCGAAGCAGCAACAATCAAACCTACACTCAAGCTGCCGGGCGAAATCATCTTCAACGAACACACCATCGTACAAGTGGTGCCGCGGCTGCCCGGCATCGTAACCGCTGTCTATCGCCATCATGGTCAACACGTGAAGAAAGGAGAGGTGCTTGCAGTAATTGAAAGCCAGATGCTGGCCGAGTTACGCAGTCAGCATCGGGTCGCGCGGAAACGATTGGCGCTGGCGCAGACTACCTTCGAACGGGAAAAGCGGCTGTGGGAAGAGAAGATTACCGCCAAGCAGGATTATCTCATCGCCCAGGAGTTGTTAAACGAAGCCGAAATCGCAGTGGATCTCGCATCAGTAAAACTGCGCTCCCTGGGAGTGCGTCCTGATTCAGGCGCATCAGAAGAAAATCTGGCGCGCTACGAAATCCAGGCCCCCATCTCGGGCCTCATCACTGCCAAGGCCATTGCACAGGGTCAGACGCTTAAGGACGACGCGAACATTTATACCATAGCCGACGTATCGACAGTCTGGGCGGCCATTACGGTATATCCGAAAGACCTGGCTGTGATCGAGGTCGGGCAGAGGGTAACAGTCAAGGCGACCGCTTTTGACGTCGAAGGCGAGGGTGCTGTCACTTACATAACCACCCTGATTGGCGGGCAAACCCGAACTGCCACAGCGCGGGTGGAGCTTGAGAACGAGGATGGCAGATGGCGGCCCGGCATGTTTGTAAACGCGGAACTGGTGACAGAAGATCTCCCGGTGCCCGTCGCGGTATCGGCGGATGCCATTCAAACAATTCGTGACTGGACGGTGGTATTCGGCCGCTACGGCCAATTCTTCGAAGCACGCCCCCTGGAACTGGGGCGCGGCGACGGAAAAATGATCGAAGTACTCAAGGGGCTCCGGGCAGGAGAACAGTACGCCGCGGGTAACAGCTTCGCCATCAAGGCTGAGCTGGGCAAATCGGGAGCGAGTCATGACCATTAGGGTGCAGCAGTCGCAAGCAAGCATACCAGGCATCCCGAAGGAACGAACCGGGATGAAAAATCATGATTGAACGGATTTTGCGAACATCCATACAGCAGCGTGGCCTGGTCCTGACGGCGGTATTGGCGATGGCCATGCTTGGGGTTTATAACTCCCAAAAGCTGCCCATCGATGCGGTACCGGATATCACTAACGTACAGGTACAAATCAATACCCGCGCGGCGGGATTCTCGCCAATCGAGGCGGAACAGCGCGTGACATTCCCGATCGAGATCATCATGGCGGGCCTCCCCAATCTCCAATATACCCGTTCACTCTCGCGCTACGGCCTGTCGCAGGTCACCGTTATTTTCAAGGACGGCACCGACATCTATCTTGCTCGTCAGTTAGTGAGTCAACGGATACAGGAGGCAAGAGACAAGCTGCCCGTCGGCGTTGAGCCTACTATGGGACCTATTTCTACCGGTCTGGGTGAAATATTCATGTGGACCGTCGCCGCTAAAGAAAGTGCAAGAAAGCCGGACGGCACGGCATATACGCCGACCGATTTGCGCGAGATCCAGGACTGGATCATCCGGCCACAGTTGCGCACGGTGCCCGGAGTCACGGAAGTCAACACGGTTGGCGGTTTCGTCAAACAGTTCCATGTCGCTCCTTATCCCGAAAAGCTGATCTCTTTCGGATTGACGTTGCAGGATGTCATCACCGCGCTGGGGCGCAACAATCTCAACGTCGGTGCCGGTTACATCGAAAAGAGCGGAGAGCAGTACCTGGTTCGATTGCCCGGACAGGTAGCCAATCTGGACGAGATCGGCAATATCACGCTCGGTTCCCGAGCAGGGATACCGATACGCGTCAAGGATGTTGCCGATATCCTGATAGGCAAAGAGTTGCGCACCGGCGCCGCCACACAAAATGGCAAAGAGGTGGTACTCGGAACGGTACATATGCTGATGGGGGAAAATAGCCGTACGGTCTCTCAGGCGGCCGCCAAAAAGCTGGTAGAGGTTAATCGCAGCCTTCCCGCAGGTGTGGTTGCGACCCCCGTCTATGATCGCACCACCCTGGTGGAAAAAACCATTCGCACCGTCTCGAACAACTTGCTGGAAGGTGCCGCCCTGGTAATCGTGGTGCTGTTCGTGTCTCTCGGCAACCTGCGCGCGGCACTGATCACCGCGCTCATTATCCCGCTCTCGTTGTTGTTCACACTCAGCGGCATGGTCGCGAACCAGGTCAGTGCCAACCTGCTGAGTCTGGGTGCCTTGGACTTCGGAATCATTGTCGACGGCGCCGTCATTATTGTCGAGAATTGTATCCGGCGCCTTGCTCATGAACAGGCGCGGCTGGGCCGGGGATTAACTCCCGCCGAGCGCTTCTCAATCGTATTCGATGCATCCAGCGAAGTACGGCGGGCCCTGCTGTTCGGACAACTTATCATCATGGTCGTCTACCTTCCTGTATTTGCACTGTCCGGGGTAGAGGGAAAGATGTTCCATCCCATGGCTTTCACAGTCGTGATAGCGTTGCTGGGAGCGGTGGTTCTCTCCCTGACGTTCGTCCCGGCGGCAGTCGCACTCTTTCTTTCAGGCAAGGTAACAGAAAAAGAGAGTTCCACGGTAGCATGGGCAAAGGGAATCTATTCGCCTGCCTTGGACGCTGCATTGCGCAACAAGGGATTGACTGTAACACTTGCCGTGGTCGTTGTAGTACTGTCCGGCTTGCTGGCTACGCGCATGGGCAGCGAGTTTTTGCCCAGCCTCGATGAAGAGGATATCGCCCTCCACGCAATCCGCATCCCCGGTACTAGCCTGACCACGGCTATCGAAATGCAAAATGAACTGGAAGAGACAATCAAGACATTTCCGGAAGTGAAAAGGGTTTTCGCCAAGATCGGAACCGCTGAAATTGCAACCGATCCCATGCCACCAAATGTTGCTGATATTTTTATCATTTTGAAACCAAAGGCGGAATGGCCGGGGCCGCATCACACCAAGCCGGAATTGATCGCCGCAATGGAGCAGGCGGTGCGAAAGGTGCCGGGTAATAATTACGAGTTCACCCAACCCATACAGATGCGTTTTAACGAATTGATATCGGGTGTACGAGCGGATGTGGCGGTCAAGGTATTCGGCGACAATATGGACACGCTATTTACCGTGGCCGAGCAGATTGAGAAGATACTTGAAACGGTTCCAGGGGCCGCGGATGTAAAAATCGAACAACTTACCGGATTGCCGGTGCTTACGATTCAGCCTGACCGCGCAAGACTGGCGCGCTACGGGTTGAACGTAGCGGATGTGCAGGATGCCGTAGCGGTTGCTGTCGGCGGACGAAACGCCGGCACCATTTTCGAGGGCGATCGCCGCTTCGAGCTACAAGTCCGGCTTCCGGAACACCTGCGCGGCGATATCGAGGCGCTCAAGCGTTTGCCGATCGGCCTTCCCGCCGCAACCTTGGGCACCGCGGCAAATGCTCCGGCGACCGCCCTGCCGGCCTATGTGACATTGGCGGAAGTGGCCAGATTTGAAGTGATTCCCGGCCCCAATCAGGTAAGTCGTGAAAATGGCAAACGGAGAGCAGTTGTCACGGCAAACGTGCGCGGCCGGGACCTGGGTTCCTTTGTCGGCGAGGCTGAAACGCTCATCGCGGAGAACGTGCAGATACCCGCTGGATACTGGACAGTATGGGGGGGGCAATTCGAGCAAATGATTCTTGCAGCCCAGCGCCTTGAGATTGTGTCCCCACTTGCTCTGGGTCTGGTTCTTCTTCTCCTCTACACCATGCTCGGGAGTTTTCGCGACAGCCTGCTGGTATTTACCGCGGTCCCCCTGGCTGTCACCGGGGGAATTCTGGCCCTGTGGCTACGCGATATTCCCTTGTCCATTTCTGCCGGGGTAGGGTTCATCGCCATGTCCGGGGTGGCCGTATTGGACGGACTGGTCCTGATATCCTTTGTACGCGATCTGCGCGCACAGGGTCTGACTCTGGACGATGCCATTCGTACCGGATCCCTCCTCAGGTTGCGTCCGGTGCTGATAACAACATGGGTAGAAACGCTTGGTTTTCTGCCGATGGCGCTGAGCACGGGGACCGGTGCCGAAGTACAGCGGACATTGGCAACGGTGATGGTGGGTAGCACTCTTTCCCAATCGCTGCTGACATTGCTCGTGCTCCCGGTGCTATACCATCTGGTCCATGGAAGGGATGATCTGAACCCAGGCAAGCCACCCTGAACCTCCCTCAAATCATTTAGTAGGGTATTCGGAGCTCGCTGACAGCCCGGCCGATCTTGCGGCGAAGAAGTGCGCGCAGCGTTGTCCCATCCGCATAACCAACCTGAGCGGCAATCAGGTCGATACTGTCACTGCTCGTTCTCAAAAGATGCAGTGCGCGCTCGACACGAAGATCCTGGAAATAGGAAAGCGGGGTTTTGCCCAGTACAGCGCGCAATCGGCGGGAGAGCGTCCTTTCGCTTGTACCCGCCGCGCTGGCCGCCCCACTTAGCGAAAAGCCATCCGCAAGTCTTAGCCGGGCCCAGCGTTCGAACCGTTCGACCAGCGGGTCCTCATGCGCGAGATGATCGGGAATCGCAAAAATTGCCTGCGATGGGCGTGGTTCGATGACAAGAAAACGGGCTGTTAATGCAGCGAGTGCCGGACTGCTGCGCCTCACAAGCCATAGTGCGAGATCGATATGCGCAAGCGCTGCACCAGCGGTGACAAAACGCGACGAGCCCACTACCATGCGGGATTCTTCCAGCGTCACAAGGGGATACCGCTCTCGAAACAGAGGAGCGAGCCACCAAGAGGTGGTAGCGTTCTGTCCATTGAGGAGCAAAGTATTGGCAAGAACGAATGTTCCAGTGCATGCGGCCCCCACCAGAACACCGCTGTCAGACCACTGCCGCAAAAGCTCGACGGCATCCGCCACATCGCGGCGTTCAAGCGCCGCTCGCAGCGTTTCAGGCATCTTTGCCCCGAGTGCGGGGATCAATACAACATCCGGGTATGTGCACCGGGTTGCCGGCACCACGGGCACCGATAATCCCTGGCTGGTACGCACGTGGCGGCGTGTGCCCACAATGGTTACCTCGAAATGGGTTGAAAAAGCGCTATTGGCACCCGCAAGATCATTCGCAACACTCAGGGTATCGAGAATGGTCGACAACCCGGTGTCAAAAACTCCATTGAGCGCGAGAATGTGGATATGCATGGCAGGAATTATATCAAATTTGTCAATCTTGCCACTTGGCAAAACTTTATGACTTCTCTAAAGTCTGTCTCTCGTTATTCAACTTAAAAGAGAGGAAATTATCATGGTAAAAGTTGCGTTATTTGTACGATTACAAGCCAAGCCAGGAAAAGAAGCCGATGTCATCCATTTTCTCGAACAGGGACTTGCACTGGCAAATGCGGAAACCACCACGCCAGTCTGGTTCGCGCTACGGCTGGGTCCTTCGACTTTTGGCATTTTCGACGCATTCATTGACGACGCGGGGCGGTCAGCACATTTGGCGGGCCCCATTGCCGCGGCACTCATGGCCAACGCGGCCGAACTACTTGCGGAGGCTCCGCAGATCGAGCATGTAGACGTACTGGGCGCAAAGCTCGCCAGCTAGGGACTTATCGGTTGCGAGGCCGGACAGTCTATTGCGCGGATGAAAATCGGGTTTTTTGAGGGCTTTAAAAGTAACTTATAATATCCACTTTCGGCCTGACAAAGTAATGATGTCGCCAAGCAGACAAAAAAACAGGCAGCCCGACCCGGAAAAGCTCAAGCTATCGGGCTCCGGAAGGGCGAACCGGCAAAGCTTTGGATGAAGGAAGCACCTAAAAAATGAAGAAACGAGGAAAAACAGGTTGCATGCTAACGGCCAACAGATCGTATCCTCCCGAACCCGGGGATGATTGAAAAAGTGATCATCCTGAGATTGCCGGAAAAAAGACCGTGTCCGGATCGGGGGTAGGTTTTCGGAAATCGCCTGCAAAAGCGTCGGACCGGCCTATATTTCGCCCCTGCTGATCTTCAAAATCGGCAAATCTGTTCTCTCCCGGTCGCATTCTCATTGAGTACTTTATGTTGTACAATAAGTTCAGCCAAGAGTGCGTTGGCGTGCAAAGCCGTCGAATTTCCTTCCTCAAAACGGACTCTACCCCTTCCAATTCCTGGATTTGGGTTAAAATGTCTTTTCAATTTGTTACGCACACCTTTCATGAAAAAACCTCGCGTCCAGCATCGCACCAAATCCCCGCGCGTGGTTCAGGAGCTTTCCAGGCTGGCTGCGGGACTTGCTGCTTCCGGCAGCCGTATCGAGGATGCATTCTGGGAGAACCGGCTTGCGGCAAAGATACATGCGCAGTTGCGTACCGGCGACGATCAAAACCTTGAAGCGGCGCTGGATCAGCTCTACGACACCGATTCTGTGGGTTACGGTGAATTCATTTATGCAATTGAAGCGGCGATCGAATGCGGCGTACTCATACGGGAAGGCATTGGTCATGATGTGCTGATGTTCGCGGCGCCGGTATTGACCTGGTCGCGTTTCTCAATTCCTTCCGGCCTGATATCCGAGCCGGTGCTTGCCAGTCTCCGAGTACAGTTGCAGGCACATGTGCTGGCGAAAGATGTCCAATTCGTGCTGGCGGATTGCCTCTTCAGCCCTGACCAGCTTCCACGTGGCTATCACCTCACCCATGAACTTGCCAACAAATTGTGGACAGCTGCGGTGGCGGGAGAACGGGACTTGCACATAAATCCTCGCCAACTGGCTGAAACCGGACGATTTCTGTCCGATACCCGTTATCTCCTCGGTGCAATCGCCGTTCCGCAGGGAAAATCCATGTTCCGATGGCAGGAAGCCGACGGATCCGGCACGGACAAGAGCACGCATCCGCTCGGCGTAAAGTTTTCCAAACAGGATACACTGCTTGCATGGCAGACTCATGGCACCGAAGCCCTTCGGCCGCTATTTCAAGGTTGTGCGTTCGAACTGGTAATACCCGATGGCTTCTTTTCGGCATGGCGCATGGCGGATCGCCTTGCCCGGCCCTATTCTACGCATGCCACCATCGATTTTCTGCAATCAACATTGAATATTTCCGCAAACAGGCTGCGCGCAGTCATCGCGCCCTTTTACGACCAGTGGCTGGAGGAATACCGGGTAAGCTTTACCCTCAAGGATCGCGACGAAGTCCTCTATGGCATCGTCTGGGCGCTGGTAGGTGACGAAGATGAAAACAGCGACACTGTGACACAAATCGAAACGACGCTGCGGGAATGCGGTATCACGCATACCACAGTGCTGGACAATCACTTCCTTCTGGAATATTGCGAAGAATGCGGCGCGCCGCTATTTCCAAATCCGGAGGGTGAAGTGGTGCATACTGAATTTCCAGACGAAGGAGAAGTCGCACCGGTACACCTGCATTGAGGCGCGTGCTGACATGGTATGAATCCGTATTAATCAGCTTTCCGGATAGCAATATCCATACCGGTAGCGGAATTATAAACCTGAGGGGGTAAAAAGCACTTCGTCAGGATGAACCGGGGAAACGGCTCAATTATAGAAAATTTCAATTTTTTTAATCGCTTACATCCCGGTTATATATGAAATTGAATAGCCTTTTGCAGATTAGCCGACATAATCGTTTTCTCAATCAACCGTAAACCGTATCGACATTTATGAAGTTTCTTTTTGATCTCTTTCCGGTTATTCTGTTTTTCATTACATTCAAGGTTTATGGAATCTACGCTGCCACCGCTGTAGCTATTGTCGCAACTTTTGCGCAAATCGGCTGGGTATGGTTTCGCCATCGGAAGGTTGAAACCATGCTTTGGGTAAGCCTTGTTATCATCGTCATCTTCGGCAGTGCCACGCTGATACTGCAAGATGAAACTTTCATCAAGTGGAAACCATCCGTCCTCTACTGGCTTTTCGCGGGAGCGCTGCTGCTGGCCCACGCGGTTTTCAAAAAGAATTTGATTCGTGTCATGATGAAAGAGCAGATTGCGCTTCCGGAACCCATATGGACTCGCCTCAATGCCAGTTGGGCAGCATTTTTCGCATTGATGGGTGGCGCCAATCTCTATGTAGCCTTTAATTATTCCACTGAAACTTGGGTCAATTTCAAGCTGTTCGGGTTCATGGGACTGATGCTGGTATTTGTCGTATTGCAAGGACTGATGTTGGGAAAATATATGGAAGACAAAGGGGATAAGGAGGCATGATGCTCTATGCGATCAGCGGCGAAGATATTCCGGACAGCCTGGAAAAACGCTTGGCGGTCCGCGCCGCACACCTGGAGCGCCTTAACGAATTGCGGCGAGAGGGGCGTCTGGTTCTGGCGGGACCCTACCCGGCGATCGATAGTCCCGACCCCGGCCCCGCCGGGTTCTCCGGC
This window encodes:
- a CDS encoding alpha-amylase family glycosyl hydrolase, which translates into the protein MNNLPLNQLGPHESMPGLVNFGVLLPWVSAANGNRLFVKIIHERDQFIQAIQPLAFELRHDVNADYGDLWSTALDFNTTRDLQPNSHFGMTGRHVYRFELHNPNTGVLDWIIDPYAREYAVGKLSAFTLGYIPYVWSPGETRWKTPALTDLILYELNLAEFSASLQGAIDRLDYLVDLGVNALSVMPVNNVSLEVDWGYLPQGYFGVDERFGRRDDFQRFVDAAHQRGLAVIVDAVYGHTGEDFPYADLYRRLQYHENPFMGEFAQNYFGVSTDFNRALTRDFFFSVNLHWLNTYHVDGFRYDCVPNYWDGALGAGYANLVFHTYEYVKASIASLPRFDAPEGSRLIQIAEQLEAPEQILQQSYSNATWQNATYGAAVACAHGMGGAIENLGQRLGALGYIEQSTQNGETMAKAPLQYIENHDHSRFLCEFGLHRPDWNSLFAEGDRAQWYRLQPYLIGLLTAKGIPMLWQGQEFGENYFLPDSGLGRVLLLRPLRWDYFYDTTGKNLIKLTRRLVSLRKSCAELRRGSHYFYNDEERYQSRGILLFQRETSAAVSLVAVNFTEIEQTVPFIFMRAGNYTEQLHGQDNFSVNEGQERWLTVPSSYGRIWRSA
- a CDS encoding TolC family protein; the encoded protein is MNFKTLFTVSHRVSAGLLILAFSCPSAAIAENTFFGALPVGNADYSALPEETKDLTLRDAALLTLQRNPELAAFAKEIRALKGATLQAGLLPNPELSVNVENIGNIQPLTGDINSTKAVSQEVVQQITTIRIYQLIELGGKRAARVSAASLGEELAGQDYEIRRVELIARVANVFTEVLAAQERLRLAKESQQLAQRVVSAVVKRVQAGKVPPIEETRAGVTFSTTRIELEQAQRELAAARKRLTLLWGNASPRFNKALGNLESSVTLPDFDVLAKHVLAGPMALRAMRNIDQRKALLDLEQTRRIPNLTIQAGVVHHAQLGGNTAVAAVILPLPLFDRNQGNILQAHQRVDKAIDEQAATELRLRTELTQAYEALSAAQRETGILRDEIIPAARSAFEVTNKGYELGRFGFLEVLDAQRTLFLNQILYIRALANYQRLVNEIERLIAAPIDGILDGVAKTID
- a CDS encoding efflux RND transporter periplasmic adaptor subunit, with translation MKDKNRLIPIIAVIAIGIAVGGLILTLDKSAPSTAADTASKPSDNAKVQSDTASDRGPRGGKLLTTDNFGVEVTIFEQGVPPQFRLYLYKNDKPLSPSAAKITVTLTRLGTPAQVIKFTPEADYLIGDQTIEEPHSFDVVVSAQWDGKTFRWNYSQVEMRVKISNEMLKSMGIEILTAEAATIKPTLKLPGEIIFNEHTIVQVVPRLPGIVTAVYRHHGQHVKKGEVLAVIESQMLAELRSQHRVARKRLALAQTTFEREKRLWEEKITAKQDYLIAQELLNEAEIAVDLASVKLRSLGVRPDSGASEENLARYEIQAPISGLITAKAIAQGQTLKDDANIYTIADVSTVWAAITVYPKDLAVIEVGQRVTVKATAFDVEGEGAVTYITTLIGGQTRTATARVELENEDGRWRPGMFVNAELVTEDLPVPVAVSADAIQTIRDWTVVFGRYGQFFEARPLELGRGDGKMIEVLKGLRAGEQYAAGNSFAIKAELGKSGASHDH
- a CDS encoding efflux RND transporter permease subunit; translation: MIERILRTSIQQRGLVLTAVLAMAMLGVYNSQKLPIDAVPDITNVQVQINTRAAGFSPIEAEQRVTFPIEIIMAGLPNLQYTRSLSRYGLSQVTVIFKDGTDIYLARQLVSQRIQEARDKLPVGVEPTMGPISTGLGEIFMWTVAAKESARKPDGTAYTPTDLREIQDWIIRPQLRTVPGVTEVNTVGGFVKQFHVAPYPEKLISFGLTLQDVITALGRNNLNVGAGYIEKSGEQYLVRLPGQVANLDEIGNITLGSRAGIPIRVKDVADILIGKELRTGAATQNGKEVVLGTVHMLMGENSRTVSQAAAKKLVEVNRSLPAGVVATPVYDRTTLVEKTIRTVSNNLLEGAALVIVVLFVSLGNLRAALITALIIPLSLLFTLSGMVANQVSANLLSLGALDFGIIVDGAVIIVENCIRRLAHEQARLGRGLTPAERFSIVFDASSEVRRALLFGQLIIMVVYLPVFALSGVEGKMFHPMAFTVVIALLGAVVLSLTFVPAAVALFLSGKVTEKESSTVAWAKGIYSPALDAALRNKGLTVTLAVVVVVLSGLLATRMGSEFLPSLDEEDIALHAIRIPGTSLTTAIEMQNELEETIKTFPEVKRVFAKIGTAEIATDPMPPNVADIFIILKPKAEWPGPHHTKPELIAAMEQAVRKVPGNNYEFTQPIQMRFNELISGVRADVAVKVFGDNMDTLFTVAEQIEKILETVPGAADVKIEQLTGLPVLTIQPDRARLARYGLNVADVQDAVAVAVGGRNAGTIFEGDRRFELQVRLPEHLRGDIEALKRLPIGLPAATLGTAANAPATALPAYVTLAEVARFEVIPGPNQVSRENGKRRAVVTANVRGRDLGSFVGEAETLIAENVQIPAGYWTVWGGQFEQMILAAQRLEIVSPLALGLVLLLLYTMLGSFRDSLLVFTAVPLAVTGGILALWLRDIPLSISAGVGFIAMSGVAVLDGLVLISFVRDLRAQGLTLDDAIRTGSLLRLRPVLITTWVETLGFLPMALSTGTGAEVQRTLATVMVGSTLSQSLLTLLVLPVLYHLVHGRDDLNPGKPP
- a CDS encoding GlxA family transcriptional regulator — protein: MHIHILALNGVFDTGLSTILDTLSVANDLAGANSAFSTHFEVTIVGTRRHVRTSQGLSVPVVPATRCTYPDVVLIPALGAKMPETLRAALERRDVADAVELLRQWSDSGVLVGAACTGTFVLANTLLLNGQNATTSWWLAPLFRERYPLVTLEESRMVVGSSRFVTAGAALAHIDLALWLVRRSSPALAALTARFLVIEPRPSQAIFAIPDHLAHEDPLVERFERWARLRLADGFSLSGAASAAGTSERTLSRRLRAVLGKTPLSYFQDLRVERALHLLRTSSDSIDLIAAQVGYADGTTLRALLRRKIGRAVSELRIPY
- a CDS encoding putative quinol monooxygenase — protein: MVKVALFVRLQAKPGKEADVIHFLEQGLALANAETTTPVWFALRLGPSTFGIFDAFIDDAGRSAHLAGPIAAALMANAAELLAEAPQIEHVDVLGAKLAS
- a CDS encoding DUF2863 family protein, whose amino-acid sequence is MKKPRVQHRTKSPRVVQELSRLAAGLAASGSRIEDAFWENRLAAKIHAQLRTGDDQNLEAALDQLYDTDSVGYGEFIYAIEAAIECGVLIREGIGHDVLMFAAPVLTWSRFSIPSGLISEPVLASLRVQLQAHVLAKDVQFVLADCLFSPDQLPRGYHLTHELANKLWTAAVAGERDLHINPRQLAETGRFLSDTRYLLGAIAVPQGKSMFRWQEADGSGTDKSTHPLGVKFSKQDTLLAWQTHGTEALRPLFQGCAFELVIPDGFFSAWRMADRLARPYSTHATIDFLQSTLNISANRLRAVIAPFYDQWLEEYRVSFTLKDRDEVLYGIVWALVGDEDENSDTVTQIETTLRECGITHTTVLDNHFLLEYCEECGAPLFPNPEGEVVHTEFPDEGEVAPVHLH